One window of Inquilinus sp. Marseille-Q2685 genomic DNA carries:
- a CDS encoding undecaprenyl-diphosphate phosphatase: protein MDYLSAIILGVIEGITEFLPISSTGHLIIAEHWLGERSDTFNIVIQAGAILAVTIIYWRRIFDLVLGWRRPENRHYGIRLLLAFVITGVLGFAAKKMGFTLPENLLPIAIALVVGGFWMIWAEQQAAKLPDSHKITWLVAIVVGLAQFVAGIFPGTSRSAATIFAAMLAGASNRAAATEFAFLVGIPTMYAASAYELYGQIREGGAHEDWGALGVAFLVSTVTAFVAVKWLLGYIQTHRFTAFAIYRIIFGVLLLGAVALGWIA from the coding sequence TTGGACTATCTGAGCGCGATCATCCTCGGGGTGATCGAAGGCATCACCGAGTTCCTGCCGATCTCCTCGACCGGCCACCTGATCATCGCCGAGCACTGGCTGGGCGAACGCTCGGACACCTTCAACATCGTCATCCAGGCCGGCGCCATCCTGGCCGTGACCATCATCTACTGGCGCCGGATCTTCGACCTGGTGCTGGGCTGGCGCCGGCCGGAGAACCGGCACTACGGCATCCGGCTGCTGCTCGCCTTCGTGATCACCGGGGTGCTGGGCTTCGCCGCCAAGAAGATGGGCTTCACCCTGCCCGAGAACCTGCTGCCGATCGCGATCGCGCTGGTGGTCGGGGGCTTCTGGATGATCTGGGCCGAGCAGCAGGCGGCGAAGCTGCCCGACAGCCACAAGATCACCTGGCTGGTCGCCATCGTGGTCGGCCTGGCCCAGTTCGTGGCCGGCATCTTCCCCGGCACCTCGCGTTCGGCCGCCACCATCTTCGCCGCCATGCTGGCCGGCGCCAGCAACCGGGCCGCGGCGACCGAATTCGCCTTCCTGGTCGGCATCCCGACCATGTACGCGGCCAGCGCCTACGAGCTGTACGGCCAGATCAGGGAGGGCGGCGCGCATGAGGACTGGGGCGCGCTGGGTGTCGCCTTCCTGGTCTCGACCGTCACCGCCTTCGTCGCCGTGAAGTGGCTTCTGGGCTACATCCAGACGCACCGCTTCACAGCCTTCGCGATCTACCGGATCATCTTCGGCGTGCTGCTGCTGGGCGCCGTGGCGCTGGGCTGGATCGCCTGA
- a CDS encoding efflux RND transporter permease subunit, translating into MVLSDTAIKRPVFAIVVSLLLVVLGVFAFQRLTVREYPNIDPPVVSITTTYEGASAQVIESQITQIIEEGVAGVAGIRTMRSTSQEGRSSVRLEFDIERDVESATNDVRDSVGRVIARLPDNADTPIIRKVDADASPIIYATLTSDGRSAIELSDMAKRYVVDPLSAVDGVAQVTIGGERQPSMRVWLDRNAMAARLVTAQDVSDALEAQNVELPSGRVESNDRELTVRTNTRLSTPEEFARIVLRREGDTLVRLGDVARVEVGARDDRSGFRADGKPAVGIGVVKQSTANTLDVAEGVRHAMDTLRQSLPPDVRIEISSDDSVFIDKSIEEVFLALAIALALVVGIVFVFLRSIRATLIPAVAVPVSIIASFIVLAALGYSINVLTLLAMVLAIGLVVDDAIIVLENISRRIEHGEPPLVAAYLGARQIGFAVVATTAVLTAVFVPISFLQGNVGRLFSEFGITVASSVLFSALIALTLTPAMCSRLLRPANEETWLHKVTEHGFELLNRGYKATLGFALGAPLLVCAIAVALSVGAVALLQNLPQEFVPTEDRGRVVISATGPEGSSMEYTGAQLARIEATLTPYVEAQDVTRLLAILAPSWGPTGVNRVTVIGQMKPWDERSRSQQQVVRELSAKLADIPGIRAVAINPSGLARGSGAPVRFVIGGNTYEQLAEWRDRLEDRLRNSRVLRNLQADYDETKPELRVAIDRNRAADLGISIRAIGETLETMFGSVAVTRYEDDGEEYDVVLQARAEDRQTPRDLSNIFVRASGGTLVPLTSLVKLQDVAGPASLGRFDRVRAITFTASLADSATLGDAVTEIRAAVAEVLPTEARLSWDGDTREFLESSASLYITFGTALLIVFLVLAAQFESFVHPVTILLTVPLAIFGALGSVALLGMTVNIYTQIGMVMLIGLTAKNAILIVEFANQLRDEGLGVLEAVREAAATRLRPILMTSIATALGALPLAIATGAGAESRQAIGVVIFGGVMVSTLLSLYLVPVLYRALARFTAPASRTAKELERQLLIHRSEGSPAE; encoded by the coding sequence ATGGTCCTGTCCGACACCGCCATCAAGCGCCCGGTCTTCGCGATCGTCGTCAGCCTGCTGCTGGTGGTGCTGGGCGTCTTCGCCTTCCAGCGGCTGACCGTCCGCGAATACCCCAACATCGACCCGCCGGTGGTGTCGATCACCACCACCTATGAAGGCGCCTCGGCCCAGGTGATCGAGAGCCAGATCACCCAGATCATCGAAGAGGGCGTGGCCGGCGTCGCCGGCATCCGCACCATGCGGTCGACCAGCCAGGAGGGGCGGTCCAGCGTCCGGCTGGAATTCGACATCGAGCGCGATGTCGAGAGCGCCACCAACGACGTGCGCGATTCGGTCGGCCGGGTGATCGCCCGGCTGCCGGACAACGCCGACACCCCGATCATCCGCAAGGTCGACGCGGACGCCAGCCCGATCATCTATGCCACCCTGACCAGCGACGGCCGTTCGGCGATCGAGCTGAGCGACATGGCCAAGCGCTATGTCGTCGATCCGCTTTCGGCCGTGGACGGCGTCGCCCAGGTGACGATCGGCGGCGAGCGCCAGCCGTCGATGCGGGTCTGGCTGGACCGCAACGCCATGGCGGCGCGGCTGGTCACGGCGCAGGACGTCAGCGACGCGCTCGAGGCCCAGAATGTCGAGCTGCCGTCGGGCCGGGTCGAATCGAACGACCGCGAGCTGACGGTGCGCACCAACACCCGGCTGTCGACGCCGGAGGAGTTCGCCCGCATCGTGCTGCGCCGCGAGGGCGACACCCTGGTGCGGCTCGGCGACGTGGCCAGGGTCGAGGTCGGTGCCCGCGACGACCGCAGCGGCTTCCGGGCCGACGGCAAGCCCGCGGTCGGCATCGGCGTGGTCAAGCAGTCGACCGCCAACACGCTGGACGTGGCCGAGGGCGTGCGCCACGCGATGGACACGCTGCGCCAGTCGCTGCCGCCGGATGTGCGGATCGAGATCTCCTCCGACGACAGCGTTTTCATCGACAAGTCGATCGAGGAGGTGTTCCTGGCGCTGGCCATCGCGCTGGCGCTGGTGGTCGGCATCGTCTTCGTGTTCCTGCGCAGCATCCGCGCCACGCTGATCCCGGCGGTCGCCGTGCCGGTCTCGATCATCGCCTCCTTCATCGTCCTGGCGGCGCTGGGCTATTCGATCAACGTGCTGACCCTGCTGGCAATGGTGCTGGCGATCGGCCTGGTGGTCGACGACGCGATCATCGTGCTGGAGAACATCAGCCGCCGGATCGAGCATGGCGAGCCGCCGCTGGTCGCGGCCTATCTCGGCGCGCGCCAGATCGGCTTCGCCGTGGTCGCCACCACCGCGGTGCTGACCGCGGTGTTCGTCCCGATCTCCTTCCTGCAGGGCAATGTCGGGCGGCTGTTCAGCGAATTCGGCATCACCGTCGCCTCCTCGGTGCTGTTCTCGGCGCTGATCGCCCTGACCCTGACGCCGGCGATGTGCAGCCGGCTGCTGCGCCCGGCCAATGAGGAGACCTGGCTGCACAAGGTGACGGAGCACGGCTTCGAGCTGCTGAACCGCGGCTACAAGGCGACGCTCGGCTTCGCCCTCGGCGCGCCCTTGCTGGTCTGCGCCATCGCCGTCGCGCTCAGCGTCGGCGCGGTGGCGCTGCTGCAGAACCTGCCGCAGGAATTCGTGCCGACCGAGGATCGCGGCCGGGTGGTGATCAGCGCCACCGGGCCGGAAGGCTCGAGCATGGAGTACACCGGCGCCCAGTTGGCCCGGATCGAGGCCACCCTGACGCCCTATGTCGAGGCGCAGGACGTCACCCGCCTGCTCGCCATCCTGGCGCCGTCCTGGGGCCCGACCGGGGTGAACCGGGTCACCGTCATCGGCCAGATGAAGCCCTGGGACGAGCGCAGCCGGTCGCAGCAGCAGGTGGTGCGCGAGCTGTCGGCCAAGCTGGCCGACATCCCCGGCATCCGTGCCGTCGCCATCAACCCGAGCGGCCTCGCCCGCGGCTCCGGCGCCCCGGTGCGCTTCGTCATCGGCGGCAACACCTATGAGCAGCTGGCCGAGTGGCGCGACCGGCTGGAGGACCGGCTGCGCAACTCCCGCGTGCTGCGCAACCTGCAGGCCGATTACGACGAGACCAAGCCGGAGCTGCGCGTCGCCATCGACCGCAATCGCGCCGCCGATCTCGGCATCTCGATCCGCGCCATCGGCGAGACGCTGGAGACCATGTTCGGATCGGTCGCCGTCACCCGCTACGAGGATGACGGCGAGGAATACGACGTGGTGCTGCAGGCGAGGGCCGAGGACCGGCAGACGCCGCGCGACCTGTCCAATATCTTCGTCCGGGCGTCCGGCGGCACGCTGGTGCCGCTGACCAGCCTGGTGAAGCTGCAGGACGTCGCCGGCCCGGCCAGCCTGGGCCGCTTCGACCGGGTCCGCGCCATCACCTTCACCGCCAGCCTGGCCGACAGCGCCACGCTGGGCGATGCGGTCACCGAGATTCGCGCCGCCGTCGCCGAGGTTCTGCCGACCGAGGCCCGCCTGTCCTGGGACGGCGACACCCGCGAGTTCCTGGAAAGCAGCGCCTCGCTCTACATCACCTTCGGTACCGCCCTTTTGATCGTCTTCCTGGTGCTGGCGGCGCAGTTCGAAAGCTTCGTCCACCCGGTCACCATCCTGCTGACCGTGCCGCTGGCGATCTTCGGCGCGCTCGGCTCGGTCGCGCTGCTCGGCATGACCGTGAACATCTACACCCAGATCGGCATGGTCATGCTGATCGGGCTGACGGCGAAGAACGCGATCCTGATCGTCGAATTCGCCAACCAGCTGCGCGACGAGGGGCTGGGGGTGCTGGAGGCGGTGCGCGAGGCCGCCGCCACCCGGCTGCGGCCGATCCTGATGACCTCGATCGCCACCGCGCTGGGCGCCCTGCCGCTGGCGATCGCGACCGGGGCGGGCGCCGAATCGCGCCAGGCGATCGGCGTCGTCATCTTCGGCGGCGTCATGGTCTCGACCCTCTTGTCGCTGTACCTGGTGCCGGTGCTGTACCGGGCCCTGGCCCGCTTCACCGCCCCGGCCAGCCGCACCGCCAAGGAGCTGGAGCGCCAGCTGCTGATCCATCGCAGCGAGGGCTCGCCGGCGGAATAG
- a CDS encoding efflux RND transporter periplasmic adaptor subunit: MAIGLLAAVAAGVWRYAPWQADGAVAPRGGPIATPVTLAPVHIGTVTEVMDAVGTTRAREAVTITAKTSGIVDRIEFEDGQAVAAGAPIIRLDSAELEATVASAEAELRNARLALDRAETLSKSRNVPQAQVDTLRADLEVKTAAVAAQKARLAERVITAPFAGTLGIRKVSQGALVSPGTAIVTLDALSRVKVDFNLPEMLLSRLAPGLTLEVHSDAYPDRAFTATVTSVDTRVDPATRSVTTVAEIDNRDGLLRPGMFMTVRVQLSTDPSALLVPEQALVPQGTRQFVYLVVDGKAVRREVTLGTRLRGQVQIRSGLTAGESVVIEGMQRLRDGVPVQVQPAGAASAGT; encoded by the coding sequence GTGGCCATCGGCCTGCTCGCTGCCGTCGCGGCGGGCGTGTGGCGCTATGCGCCGTGGCAGGCCGACGGCGCGGTGGCGCCACGTGGCGGTCCGATCGCAACCCCGGTGACGCTCGCGCCCGTCCATATCGGCACGGTGACGGAGGTGATGGACGCCGTCGGCACCACGCGGGCGCGCGAGGCGGTCACCATCACCGCCAAGACCAGCGGCATCGTCGACCGGATCGAGTTCGAGGACGGCCAGGCCGTCGCCGCCGGCGCCCCGATCATCCGGCTGGACAGCGCCGAGCTGGAGGCGACCGTCGCCTCGGCCGAGGCCGAGCTGCGCAACGCCCGCCTGGCGCTCGACCGGGCCGAGACCCTGTCGAAGTCGCGCAACGTCCCGCAGGCCCAGGTGGACACGCTGCGCGCCGACCTCGAGGTCAAGACCGCGGCGGTGGCGGCGCAGAAGGCCCGGCTGGCGGAGCGGGTGATCACCGCCCCCTTCGCCGGCACGCTGGGCATCCGCAAGGTCAGCCAGGGCGCCCTGGTGTCGCCCGGCACCGCGATCGTCACGCTGGACGCCCTCAGCCGGGTCAAGGTCGACTTCAACCTGCCCGAGATGCTGCTGTCGCGCCTGGCCCCGGGCCTGACTCTCGAGGTCCACAGCGACGCCTATCCCGACCGCGCCTTCACCGCCACCGTCACCTCGGTCGACACCCGCGTCGACCCGGCCACCCGGTCGGTCACCACGGTGGCGGAGATCGACAACCGCGACGGGCTGCTGCGCCCCGGCATGTTCATGACCGTGCGGGTGCAGCTGTCGACCGACCCGTCCGCCCTCCTGGTGCCGGAACAGGCGCTTGTGCCGCAGGGCACCCGCCAGTTCGTCTATCTGGTCGTCGACGGGAAGGCGGTGCGGCGCGAGGTGACGCTGGGCACCCGGCTGCGCGGCCAGGTGCAGATCCGGTCCGGCCTGACCGCCGGAGAGTCGGTGGTGATCGAGGGCATGCAGCGGCTGCGCGACGGCGTGCCGGTCCAGGTGCAGCCGGCCGGCGCCGCATCGGCGGGGACCTGA